ATAACACTTAATCACTTCAGGTAGCTTTCTATTTCCCAACAGAATGTATGGCATTCTGGGTACGGAGCAGCATACGTGACAGATACTTGTCATTGCCAAAGGAATCTGACATAAAGGACAGATTTATGCACATAGCAACGTTATTATCGACTTATTTCATCCGGTGTGTGACATTCCTGTGTTTAATGCAGATGATATTGACTTGCGTCAACGTATACGTTGTGTTATATGTTCCTGTGCTCAATGTTGCCGTCTACGGTGTACACGCCGGTAACGGTTGTGGATGTTGCGGTTCGCTCTCAATTTCATCCACTTCCGGTTTTACCTCATTAATTGAATTATATGATTTGTCTGTGGATTTCTCTCTCTTGTCTGCAAATGCTAGAAGTAGGTTATATGACCCAGACAGCTGTATTTCCTTATGAAGCCAAATTAACATTAGGAACAAGATGAAATATATCATAGCTTCAACTAAATACGCAAACCCTGGGAAGAAGAATACAGAAGCGGCGTAGATGTTGGTAAACAGAATAGTTCCTATCAACTTGGAAGCAGTCTCTCCGCTCGCGACAAGCGAGAAAGTTTTTCCAAGTTCGTCTTCACTCACATGCTTGCTCATGAGGGACCTAAGGGCTGACGTAATCATGCCAGCCAGTGCCCCTATTACAACTGAAGTATACACCATCCACGTCTCCGAGCAGAAGCCTGCCCACACTGACCGGACCAGCTTGCAGCCTATACCTATCATCACAATAAACACATCCGGGATCTTCATGATGCTGGACAAAACTGGCAGAAAGAGGAGGAGGCAGACTCCCATCACAGCGTAATCCAGGGACAGGAGGTATCCATACCAGGACTCCGGCCAGTACAGAGGACTCCTCTGGACAAACAGAACAGTCACGTCCATCTCACCCACCTTACACGTCTGGTTGATGATGGTGGCGATGAACAGGATGACGACGATGCAGCGAGTGTTGTCTTTACGTTTTTTGAAAAGGACCATCAGTGAATCCTTGATGCCTGAGATGTTGAATAGTGTGCAGGACTGATGTGGGTCCACCGTGACCTTCACCGACTCCTCCATACAGAAGACGGTGGTGAGGACAGACGCAGCATGGAAGAAGGACACGACGCAGAGAGTCACCTGGATGGTTGTGGTATCCTGAAGAGTCCCCGACAACAGGGATCCAGCAAACAAGCCGAAGAAGTTCATGGCCAGGAGTTTACCTAGTTTCCTCGTTCGTTGATCTTTGTCTGTAATATcagcagcatagctgttgacaGCCATCGTAATGACAGAGCTTTTGCCAAAGATGCCTTGAACCGAGGCCCCGGTGAGGATGAGGACGATGGAGTAGTCAGGGTATTGGACACTAATGAGGTACAAAATAACGGCGAACACACTTCCAAGACTTGGAATCATCATTGGAATTTTGCGGCCGTACTCGTCACTCCATGCTCCACAGAACAGCCCCAGGACAATGGCGGGGACATTGACCAGGATCCGGTAGTACATTAAGTAAGAGGCAGCTTTACTCTGGATCTTGTCCTCATGTTGGTGGAACAGACTGATCTCGGTGCATACCGTGGTGTTCATGTGGAACATGTCCTTACACACAGCCTGCACGATATACGGCCGGATAGTGGCATCCAACATGGACTCGCCCGTCTTGTACAAGAAGAAGATTGCTTCCGCCATGAAGGTGGCGAAAGTACACCACCCATATGTGATCATTGTGAACCTTCTCTCTGTGTAGATCTGAAACATGTAAAGTCAAGTCGTTAGTTTTTATCTCAATAGCGCCGCCATACAAAATGCTATTAAACAGAACACAGTAAAACGATAGACAGGTGTTCACTAAACAGTTATACGATATACAGTTATACAATGTGCAGTTATACAACAGACATGAAACACGCCTGTATATGTTATCTCAGTCACATAGCATACAAATCAGGCAATCCGAAACAGCGCTTTACTCGTTGATGCACGTGAAGGGCACGAGCGATCTTAGTAACTGTTTAACGGTGAAGTCCAAATATCCAACATTACGTCCAACCACGTGCAGACCACGCCACATCTTACGGTGGAGTAGGAACCATGTTGGACCACAAAACACCGGTATAACTGGTTACCTTATAAAAGTAGATCCAATACTGCCACGTGTCACAAACATCCTAAACTCAACAAACGTATCCCAAATATTCACAGCAAGCTTCCATAACACCCATTCAACACGGTCAAATCCAAACGTGTGTGTTCCTGAAACAACCAAATGTTTATACCTCCAAGAAGCTACAATTTCCTAGTACGTCTGTCCGTCACGTGACTACATGCTACACATTACAGTTGTAGTCGTAACGTCACGTGGTTGTTGTCACCACAAGTTCGATGTACTGGCGCGACCTTTCCGCCTGCAGTGCACAAGCAGGGTTACGCAGAAACCTGAGACTGATATTAACAGAGGACGAAGCTGTTTAATGAATCGTTATTGTTGAAA
The window above is part of the Haliotis asinina isolate JCU_RB_2024 chromosome 1, JCU_Hal_asi_v2, whole genome shotgun sequence genome. Proteins encoded here:
- the LOC137285743 gene encoding lysosomal proton-coupled steroid conjugate and bile acid symporter SLC46A3-like, coding for MITYGWCTFATFMAEAIFFLYKTGESMLDATIRPYIVQAVCKDMFHMNTTVCTEISLFHQHEDKIQSKAASYLMYYRILVNVPAIVLGLFCGAWSDEYGRKIPMMIPSLGSVFAVILYLISVQYPDYSIVLILTGASVQGIFGKSSVITMAVNSYAADITDKDQRTRKLGKLLAMNFFGLFAGSLLSGTLQDTTTIQVTLCVVSFFHAASVLTTVFCMEESVKVTVDPHQSCTLFNISGIKDSLMVLFKKRKDNTRCIVVILFIATIINQTCKVGEMDVTVLFVQRSPLYWPESWYGYLLSLDYAVMGVCLLLFLPVLSSIMKIPDVFIVMIGIGCKLVRSVWAGFCSETWMVYTSVVIGALAGMITSALRSLMSKHVSEDELGKTFSLVASGETASKLIGTILFTNIYAASVFFFPGFAYLVEAMIYFILFLMLIWLHKEIQLSGSYNLLLAFADKREKSTDKSYNSINEVKPEVDEIESEPQHPQPLPACTP